From the genome of Thiomicrorhabdus indica:
GTAATGAGTCTAGTTCGTGAGCTTCTAACAGGCTTGTTCGAGAAAAAACCTCTTTCAGAAGGTTTTCCTCCCATTTCGGGTTTGCAGGGTTTTTCTCTTGAAACTCTGTCATTTCATCAAGAATTGACTCGGCTTTTTCATCTCCATGAATATCTTTCAAGTACTGTAACTTATAAACAAGATCACAAATAACTACAGTCCATAACATCACTAGTGCAGATCTGTGATTTCCATTGAAATAGTTATTCATAACCTCTCGGAAATATTCTTTTGTCCGATGGTCATGAATATTATTGGCAGCTTGTTCAACAGAAAACTCGTACATATTTTCCCTTAATAAATTCTTGTTTTATAGCCTGTCTAGGCTTTAACGTTTAAACAGTAGGTGAACGCAGCACCATGTTATAAGTTGGGCGCATATATGATGTCAGTGAAAGAATTTTGAACAATCCTCCAGTGACCACCGGGAATAGACCGGACAGAAGGATTATTTTCTAAGTCTTGGTATATTGTGCGCACAGAAACTTCTTTAATTTTTGCTTGATCATCAACTTCAAAACGCAGCTCTGCTATTACATGAGTAACGGCAGCAGCTTGGTCCTCTATACCCAATACTTTGAAAGAAACCGGTACGTGCTTGCCAAAATCTTGCCGTGCTATGCCTGCTTTTTTCCCTTTAGGCGTATCGGTAAAGTATAAAAGGGCATCAGCAATAGGGCCAAATCGCTTATTGCACCAATGATCTAAAAAGACAGCCACTGCATGTTCAGGTGTATTTTCAGGCAGATTGGAAACATCCCCTTCAAATGGAAGATATGGAATATCCTCAGATATTCTTGGCTTCCATTCTTCAATAGATTTTTTCATAAGGCTTGTTTCGGAGATTTGCTTAAATAGCTGTTTCCAGCTCACCTCTTCTTTTGGTTTTGGCTCCTTTTTTCCATCATCAAGTGCTCCGGCCCAGTCTCTCGCTGCAAAGAGAGCAGCCCAGCACTTTGCTGCCACTACTTTGTTATCAAAGGCTAACTCTCGACCATGAAGAATCCCGTTCCTGTATGGAATGGATATGGCATCTTCATTCGTCTTATTTCTGCCTTTAGTGAGAATTGAAGATAGTGTCTGAAGGCCTGACTCATGAGCTGCAATGCAATCCCAAGCTGTCAGATCGACGTTTTCAGCAAAAAAGCCTACATGCTTCGATACATCGTTTACGAGACCATCAAGCAAGCTTAGCAATAGCGGTGTACACGCATGATATCTACCCGCCAAGTAATCATCCTTGGCCAATTCCGTGAGCCTTATTCTTTTTCTAAAATCACGATTTCCATTAAATCGTAGTATGCCCCACTTCAATGTTTCTTCGTCATACGAATCAGCTAGAAATTTTTCCGCCTCTCCCTTATCTTCAGTGTCATGAATATTTATTGCTTTTTGTGCTACTTCCATATTCATTGATTCATATGCAATCCAACCTAGGTTCGCAAATCGTTCATTAAACTGATCAGGAATCTTTAAAATTTCTGCTTGTTTTTTGATTTTCTTGAATTCAATGATGGTATCTTCCATTTTAGGGAAGAGCCTGCGAGCAAATGGCAAAACCTGATATATAGTCTCCAAGCCTTCAAATGCTTCGATCTGCTTTAACAGCTCTGCACTTGATGGATTGTCAACGATCTTTTTCGACTTACTCACGGAGCTTCCTTGAGTTTATAATTGTTAATAGACATAACCATTCAAATGGATAAAGATACTTAACATTTCAGCACGGTATTTGTTTCAGCTTTATGTCTAGATTTAGTTAGTTAGAAATTGACCAACATGCACTAGCTCTCTTCGATTATTGCAATAGGTCACGAATAAATCTTCACCTGACACAAAATAAACAGCATCTTGTTTTGCTTGCTTCACTTCTTTATGGTGCTGAATTGGATTAATGCCACTAGCCAGAAGTTCTTTAGACTCCAGAACGGCTGATCTAGCATCTTTAAGACTTACGGCGGGATATGCACCGATCGATTGCCACGGTCTTTTCTTTTTACCACTCTCTTCCCATGTAAAACGAAACTGCCAACGCTTACTACCACTAGGGTCAACAAGTAGATACAGCCCACCACCATCAGCCTCGCGATAAGGATTTTCTTTTGGTTTCAGGTTCTTTATTTTGGTATCGGTAAGCATGACAGCACCCCCAAATGGTATACGTGAGAAATAAATTAAGTGGTATACACAGTCTCATATACCAATTTATATACCATTTGGAGGTGGATTGTAAAATTCTCAAAAGACGTTAAGGACAAAGAAATGCACGTAAGTTGTTGATTTTACGTTTTTACAGGCATAAAAAAAGCCCGTATAATACGAGCTTTTCAAGAATGGACTAGGGATTTAAACACCACTGGATTTATAAAGGGTAGTGTTTTTTGGTGTACTAACTGGTGTACAAAAAATCTAAAAAAATGCGGTTTGGCTTTTTGCCAAAATAAAAACCTCGCGCGATTTTTGGCAGAAATTAACTTCCACTCGAAGCCGCCTTGGTTTCTCTGGCCAACGGTAGAAATTTTCCAGTGCTTAATTTGTTCAAAAGCGATAAACGACCCATTAGTAAAAAATTCGTTTAGCGCTGCTGAAATTGTTCAAAATTCGTTCATCAACCTGACTTGATATGTTTTGACACCACCAAGGGGTGGGTGAAAAGTCTGAGCACCTCAAAACCTAGACCGTAGCCCTAGTCTTGTGTACTCACACGCCAAATTTTTAGGGGGGGGTATAAAGAAAAAGCCCATAGATAACAACATTTCAAAAATCCCAAATCAAAACGGCCTAAAGTGGCCGGTCAAAAAATACCACGACCAATATTTTTTAAGGGGGGCTTTGTTTGCTGGCAGATCGTCAGCTATTTGGCTGGTGGTGTTTGTAAAGTTGACCTCCATAAATAAAAGGTACTTTCTGGAGTTTTCATCGGTACGGGCAACAAGGGCGCGGTTTGTGTGTAGATATAACTTTTCTAGAGGGGGTTGTCTTTTTGTACTGTCATTGCGTTTTTGCACTGGTTTATTTTGACCATGCAAAGCCAATAAACCGATTAAATAAAACAGTCTTTTTTGCAAACAGTTATATTTTTTACTGTTACGACCGTTACGAAAACGGCTATTTTTCGCGTTTTGTACAGGGTTTTGTGACTTTCACTATTTTCAGTTCAGTTTCAGAGGTCGGGAATTTCGGCAAATTTCGCGCGGTGTTTTCCCTTTGGCAAAAGCCAAAAGCCGGAATTATGAGTATTTAAGTAGAGGGTTTTCGGTAGTCGCTGTGAATTGCGATTGCTTTGATGTTTTACCGGCCGGTAATGTCTTAGCTAGGTTTTGCGTTTAAACGGCTCTAGGGTGCTTAAAATTGCCTTGAAAGATAATTGAATGCGGATAAAAAAGCCCCGTTTGAATCGGGGCTTGAATGGTTAAATGAAAACAGTGGTTCTCAAAACGCGCCTAATTCAGAAGAATTATTCTTCATCTAGAACAGTTGAACGGATGGCGTAACAGCTTGCACGTTTGCCGGTTTCGGTCTCTCGTGGGGTAACGGTCGTATTTCGTCCGGGCTGGTGTTTTAGGTGGCCATGTTTTTTTAGAGCATGAATGGCCAGTTTAAAATTAATGCCTTTGCACACCTCTGTTTTAAACATCTCAGGCAATATGTAGTACACATATTCAAGTTCACCATTAACGGATTCCCCATACCGATAACCCACGCGGTCAATGGTTCGGGGCGCGTGGTCGTCATCGGCACGGCTCAATTCTGCAAACCGGCTTTCTCCATACCGCTCTACAAACCCTCTCACCTGCTCCAAGGCTTGCATTTCTTCGTGTGAATGTTTGGCACTCTTGAGATTGCCTAGCCACGATTCAAAACAGGCTTTGGCCGCCTTGAACGCTTCCCCTTTCTCCCAGCCGGTTATTCCGTAACTGGTGGCCAATTCACCCCCAGCCGCGACCATTGCAAAGCGGTTTAAAACGCGCCTTACTTGGGAGTTTGCGCCCTCAGGTGTGTGGTCTTGAATAAAGGCATCTTTGAACATTCTAAAAAAATCGAGTGCTTTGGGCAGGTCATCTGTTAAACGGTTCAAAAACTCAATGCCAGCTGTGCCGTAATATTTGCCGGTGTTGGCCTGCAGCGTTTCGGCTTGCAATCGACTCTCTTGAAACCCTTCAAGCAAGGTTTCAAAAACCCCGTATTCTCCAACGATGGCCTCAAGATCAACTAAACGCACCTCGTGCCCTGCTCGTGAAGTATTACCGGCTTCATTTAATGCGCTCTTAATGTCAATTTCACCTGTGGAGAGAAATAAAACGCGCCATGTTTTAGGTGGTTCATTGTCGTTGTGGCGTTGTTTGGCCTGCCCATTTGCCAGCATATAAACCGTATTACCGATTTCTTTAGGGTTCATTTCCCCCATTTCATCTAGCAATAAAAGCCCGTCATTGTGTTCATAGGCCGCCATTTCTAGCCCGTTACTGGTCGCCCTCCAAGTCTTTTTACGCTCATGACTTCCCCAAACACTGCCAGCCGCGTATAGGCTAATGGTTTTACCTTTGGAGGATTCCCCTCGATAATGAAAACCGCCTCCCTCAATGCCTAATTTTGAAAGTAAAGGAGCGGTAAAGGCCGTGCTAATAGCAAACGCTATCCGACTGTTACCCGTGGCGAACCGTGCCACATTTGCGCGCCATTGCTCAAGTTTTCCAGCCGTTGAAAAGCCTAGATTACTGGGGCGGTCGGTTTGATATAAAACCGTTTGGCCGTTTGTTTCGCCTATGGTGCTGGTTGGTAGAACGTAACAACTTTCAAACCAACCCAAACGATTCACACAGATACTAATTCCATCTCCCTCGCACGCTTGGATGTATTGCGCTAATAGGCTTTTTGCCCGTTGGCTATTGCTAATCGATAGCCCCATCGATAATAATGTACTGTGTAGAACGTCCCCACGTCCTGCCAGCAATTTCATAGGCATAACCCAGCGTTTAGCTCTGTTTTCTTTATCTCTGAACTCTAACACGCGCCCCCAGTTCTCCCCGTGGTGGTCGCGTGTCATTGCGCTAACGTCCAGTTTCGAGCAAATCCAGATAGGGCTAGCGTTTTCATTATTTGGGTCAGTATAAGTCAATCCACTTTCCCCAAACGTGAACCCCTCGGGCATGATCTGCGTTTTCTGGTTGGCGATTGCCTGCACTTTTGCGCTTTGTCGTTTATCGTTGCTCATACGCGCCCCCTAGATCGGTTTGATTGTCTGCCCAGTGTTGGGCTTTGTGGGGATAATCCAGCAAATAACGGTCGTTCCAGTCTGTGCCGCTTTCATGAGGTGAAAACTCCGGCCAAATTGCCAGCCCGTCCACGGCTTTAGCGGCCTCCGTTGCGGCCTTGATACCTTTATTCACTTTTGCCGGAGTACCATCTCGATTAAAACGGTCGTTATCACCTGCAATAATGATTCTTGCCATTGGATAACGGGCTTTAAAGGCTTTGGCCACCGGCTTTAAGTTACTGCTATCAAACGCGGCGATTATTTCGCTTTCTTGGTCATAGATTGCCCCATAGGTTATGGCGGTGCTAATACCCTCACAAATCGCAATTTGCACGATATGCCCACTAAATCTAAGCGGAAAAAACGAACCTTTTTTATTACTGCCTTTTAAAAAAAGTTTGTCCCTATTGGGGTTAATAAATTGGATCGTTTCCACCTCAAACATTTTTTCCCATTCGTATAGGTCAATATGCTGTTTCGGGGGCGTTTTGAATTGATAGGCCGGTACGATAATCGATTGTTTAAACTGTAACGGGGAGTGAAAGCCGCTCAATAAATCCGATATACCACGGTTCACAAAATACGGGTGATTCGGATTTGCTGGGAATGCCAGCCCATTGACAAACTTCAAAGCCTTTTCTTTCGCCATTCTATGGCCTTCTTTGAGGCGTTCGGCTTCGGCTTGCTCTAGGCGTTTGCGTTCGGCCTGTCGCTGTTTCTGCTCGGCTTTAAGGCGCGTTTTGTCCTCTTTGCTCATGGGGGCAAATTGAAAGCCGTTTTGCTTTGCTTCATGAATGAGCGTGGCAATGGTTACGCCTCCCGTTCCTCGAATACTTTTCCAAGTGCTGTTAAAGCCAGTTTTGTCGTAATTAGAAGCGGTTGCGCTCCATTCCTGCATGATTGCCCGTGCTGAATCGTCAAATTCGGATTTAGCCGCCATTAACAGGCGCGCCCAATCTTCACGGGGTAGATCGGCTGGGATATAGGCCATCATTTGAGAGAGTAACCCTAGGTCTATGGGTTCGTTATTCTGCCGACTGCTCATAACAAAGTCCCCTGTTCCTGGTCATGGATAGTCTGATATTTAAAACTGTGCACCACGTTATAGCGTCTGCGTTTAATCGTGCAAACTTGCTTAGCTGTGTCCATGTGATACATGAACGTTACTTTTTCCCCGTTTCGGTAAGCCGTGAAATTATGCCAACGGTCATCGTAAATAATCGGATGTGGCACGCGTTTTAATTGATAGCTAAAAAAATGGCTCTCAAACGCCTGTTTAAAGGCGGTTTTAATTTCTTCATTCATACTTTTGATTCTCCCAGCCTTAGTGAAGCGTGAACCCAGCACGTTCACCTTCAATGAAATTAAAGGCCATAAACATTCCTGCGGTTAAAAGCTCGTTAAACGCTTTTCTGGCTCGCACGGTGGATAGTTTGAATTTACCGCTGTCTTTCGCCATTGCTAGGCTTTTAAGTGCTTCCAGCAACCCCCAGCCATAACCATTTTCTTGGTGTTCTGCCACGGTTTTGACAAACTCATCTAATGGCATACACCCGTTCACTTCAAAATGGCAGGGGTATTCGCTCAATCGGTTTAAAGCATGTTTTAGAATATCGTTCGCTTCATCCATTCGATTCTCGAAACTCAAACGGTGATTAATAAAATTATCGAGTCCCATATAGGCACTAATCAGCGATTTAGACTCACCAATCTCTTTATCAAAATCAATTGAGTTATTCATGGTGGTCACCCTTAGCCTTTTTGGAATCGGTATGGTGAATGCCTTTATCACTCTCGAACGGCTGACCACCGGCTTTAAG
Proteins encoded in this window:
- a CDS encoding DUF927 domain-containing protein, whose product is MSNDKRQSAKVQAIANQKTQIMPEGFTFGESGLTYTDPNNENASPIWICSKLDVSAMTRDHHGENWGRVLEFRDKENRAKRWVMPMKLLAGRGDVLHSTLLSMGLSISNSQRAKSLLAQYIQACEGDGISICVNRLGWFESCYVLPTSTIGETNGQTVLYQTDRPSNLGFSTAGKLEQWRANVARFATGNSRIAFAISTAFTAPLLSKLGIEGGGFHYRGESSKGKTISLYAAGSVWGSHERKKTWRATSNGLEMAAYEHNDGLLLLDEMGEMNPKEIGNTVYMLANGQAKQRHNDNEPPKTWRVLFLSTGEIDIKSALNEAGNTSRAGHEVRLVDLEAIVGEYGVFETLLEGFQESRLQAETLQANTGKYYGTAGIEFLNRLTDDLPKALDFFRMFKDAFIQDHTPEGANSQVRRVLNRFAMVAAGGELATSYGITGWEKGEAFKAAKACFESWLGNLKSAKHSHEEMQALEQVRGFVERYGESRFAELSRADDDHAPRTIDRVGYRYGESVNGELEYVYYILPEMFKTEVCKGINFKLAIHALKKHGHLKHQPGRNTTVTPRETETGKRASCYAIRSTVLDEE
- a CDS encoding Arm DNA-binding domain-containing protein, which produces MLTDTKIKNLKPKENPYREADGGGLYLLVDPSGSKRWQFRFTWEESGKKKRPWQSIGAYPAVSLKDARSAVLESKELLASGINPIQHHKEVKQAKQDAVYFVSGEDLFVTYCNNRRELVHVGQFLTN
- a CDS encoding PriCT-2 domain-containing protein is translated as MSSRQNNEPIDLGLLSQMMAYIPADLPREDWARLLMAAKSEFDDSARAIMQEWSATASNYDKTGFNSTWKSIRGTGGVTIATLIHEAKQNGFQFAPMSKEDKTRLKAEQKQRQAERKRLEQAEAERLKEGHRMAKEKALKFVNGLAFPANPNHPYFVNRGISDLLSGFHSPLQFKQSIIVPAYQFKTPPKQHIDLYEWEKMFEVETIQFINPNRDKLFLKGSNKKGSFFPLRFSGHIVQIAICEGISTAITYGAIYDQESEIIAAFDSSNLKPVAKAFKARYPMARIIIAGDNDRFNRDGTPAKVNKGIKAATEAAKAVDGLAIWPEFSPHESGTDWNDRYLLDYPHKAQHWADNQTDLGGAYEQR